From Hydractinia symbiolongicarpus strain clone_291-10 chromosome 11, HSymV2.1, whole genome shotgun sequence, the proteins below share one genomic window:
- the LOC130613708 gene encoding uncharacterized protein LOC130613708, giving the protein MMRRDSVVRYVYIEFFPRKGSTQTNVLHIPPNQTNIAKDRNACTNIFNTKDANMDQLDAVKVYKDLETGLPDVEQKSACHQTRTESLVLSVFVFSLFGLVTCSLGTMFTCSNELVSRCLAITHGIVSLSITLFIAYKLFSKSSASRYTVKFFTGVLLLVFMGSFAAVFVNHNKQMESNAYCHNVLSTLMKINTLWSVIQIIYLQLFK; this is encoded by the coding sequence ggATCGACCCAAACCAACGTTCTGCACATTCCCCCAAACCAGACAAATATAGCAAAAGATAGAAACGCATGCACCAATATATTTAACACAAAAGATGCCAACATGGATCAACTCGACGCCGTGAAAGTTTACAAAGACCTAGAAACCGGATTGCCTGATGTCGAACAGAAAAGTGCATGTCATCAAACGAGAACAGAGAGTTTAGTGTTATCCGTCTTTGTGTTTTCTCTcttcggattagtcacgtgctCACTTGGTACCATGTTTACGTGTTCAAATGAGCTCGTATCTCGATGTTTGGCGATCACGCATGGTATCGTGTCACTTTCAATCACACTATTCATCGCATACAAACTATTCTCAAAGTCAAGCGCGTCACGATACACGGTGAAATTCTTCACGGGCGTCCTACTGCTGGTTTTCATGGGCAGCTTTGCAGCAGTTTTCGTTAACCACAACAAGCAGATGGAGTCAAACGCCTACTGTCACAACGTGCTAAGTACACTCATGAAGATCAACACGCTCTGGTCTGTTATACAGATAATATATCTTCAACTTTTCAAATAA